The Treponema pectinovorum genome includes a window with the following:
- a CDS encoding class I SAM-dependent methyltransferase has product MSILEDYYNRFDEEHRLSTRHGIVEFTVTLKYIHECIGERKSLSILDLGAGTGRYSVSLAQEGHTVTAVELVEKNRKRIEAKHQSGVHIWPGNALDLSFLDEESFDIALVFGPMYHLHSKEERLKVFEQVKRVTKKDGFILVAYVMNEYSIIEYCFKKAQIASLLKEKRVTKDFHTVSSEKDLYSYLRLEDINELNEVANLKRVKIIAADGPSDYMRRELNAMDEETFKIFIDYQLATAERAELLGASSHTVDILKR; this is encoded by the coding sequence ATGAGCATTTTAGAAGATTACTACAATAGATTTGATGAAGAGCACAGACTTTCTACCCGACATGGAATTGTAGAATTTACAGTTACACTAAAATACATACACGAATGCATTGGAGAGCGAAAGTCGCTTTCTATTTTAGATTTGGGAGCAGGAACTGGCAGATATTCCGTTTCTTTGGCGCAGGAAGGGCATACAGTTACAGCCGTTGAACTTGTAGAAAAAAATCGAAAACGAATCGAAGCGAAACATCAAAGTGGAGTTCACATTTGGCCAGGCAATGCGCTGGATTTAAGTTTTTTGGATGAAGAATCTTTTGACATCGCTTTGGTTTTTGGACCTATGTATCATCTTCATTCTAAAGAAGAACGCCTTAAAGTTTTTGAACAGGTAAAACGGGTTACAAAAAAAGATGGCTTTATACTTGTTGCCTATGTGATGAATGAGTACAGTATAATCGAATATTGTTTTAAAAAGGCACAAATCGCTTCGCTGTTAAAAGAAAAACGCGTAACAAAAGATTTTCATACAGTAAGTTCAGAAAAAGACCTTTACAGTTATCTGCGTTTGGAAGATATAAACGAATTGAACGAGGTGGCAAATTTAAAGCGGGTAAAAATAATTGCTGCGGATGGTCCAAGCGATTATATGCGTCGCGAATTAAATGCGATGGATGAAGAAACTTTTAAAATTTTTATTGACTATCAGCTGGCAACCGCAGAACGAGCAGAGCTTTTGGGTGCTTCGAGCCATACTGTTGACATTTTAAAGCGATAA
- a CDS encoding ACP S-malonyltransferase, whose protein sequence is MAKKYAFLFPGQGAQAPGMIKDICENHPEALKVVEEVSKITGKDMKKLLWDTPQEELSRSDNSQLAITTASLAIMAALKTKGIEPSAAMGFSLGEFPALYAAGILSFEDVINVVSKRGAIMQGVCEKIAAENEGNAPGMSAILGLPPEKVEELASGIEGAYAANLNSVKQTVIAGTAEGLAKAEEKAKELGAKRTIRLAVAGPFHSPLMQRAADDFKVALEPYSFGNPKIALFSNVTGKKVTEGASAKLSAVDHLTHPVRWTDEEKVLADLIKEDGGEWVILEVGPGKVLSGLWGQTEFGEANVAIPVNTEEALASL, encoded by the coding sequence ATGGCTAAAAAATACGCATTTTTATTTCCAGGACAGGGTGCTCAGGCTCCAGGAATGATAAAAGACATCTGTGAAAATCATCCAGAAGCGCTTAAAGTTGTTGAAGAAGTTTCTAAAATTACAGGAAAGGATATGAAAAAACTTCTTTGGGACACTCCTCAGGAAGAATTGAGCCGCTCAGACAACAGCCAGCTTGCTATTACAACTGCAAGTCTTGCAATAATGGCAGCATTAAAGACAAAAGGGATTGAACCTTCCGCTGCAATGGGATTTTCGCTTGGTGAATTTCCTGCTTTGTACGCTGCAGGAATTTTATCTTTTGAAGATGTTATAAATGTTGTTAGCAAGCGTGGTGCTATAATGCAGGGCGTTTGCGAAAAAATTGCTGCAGAAAACGAAGGCAATGCACCTGGAATGAGTGCAATTTTGGGACTTCCACCAGAAAAGGTTGAAGAACTTGCTTCTGGAATAGAAGGCGCTTATGCTGCAAACTTGAATTCTGTTAAACAGACTGTAATTGCAGGAACTGCCGAAGGTCTTGCTAAGGCAGAAGAAAAGGCAAAAGAACTCGGTGCAAAAAGGACAATCAGGCTCGCAGTTGCAGGTCCATTCCACAGCCCTTTGATGCAGCGTGCAGCTGACGATTTTAAAGTAGCACTAGAGCCTTATTCATTTGGAAATCCAAAAATCGCTTTGTTTTCTAATGTTACTGGTAAAAAAGTTACAGAAGGAGCGAGTGCAAAACTCAGCGCTGTTGACCACTTAACTCATCCTGTTCGCTGGACTGACGAAGAAAAAGTTCTTGCTGACCTTATAAAAGAAGATGGCGGCGAATGGGTTATTTTGGAAGTTGGCCCTGGAAAAGTTCTTTCTGGTCTTTGGGGACAGACTGAATTTGGCGAAGCAAATGTGGCAATTCCTGTTAATACAGAAGAAGCTCTTGCCTCTTTGTAA
- the fabG gene encoding 3-oxoacyl-[acyl-carrier-protein] reductase: protein MLLQNKKALVTGSSRGIGRSIVEEFIKNGCEVWGLCSKESAGKSELETLAKENGVVFHEIYADVGDYEKVTAVVKEALASSGGFDVLVNNAGITRDGLSFRMKKEDWDDVLRVNLTAAFLICQIVSNDMIRKRAGSIINMTSIVGIHGNGGQVNYAASKGGLIAFSKSLASEVGSRGVRVNCIAPGFIETDMTNVLKEELKNAMVERIPLKRPGVPKDVANAALYLASDLSSYVTAQVIGVDGGMGA, encoded by the coding sequence ATGTTGTTACAAAATAAAAAAGCACTTGTAACTGGCTCTTCACGCGGAATTGGCCGCTCTATTGTTGAAGAATTTATAAAAAATGGCTGTGAAGTTTGGGGCTTGTGCTCAAAAGAAAGCGCTGGAAAATCTGAACTTGAAACTCTTGCAAAAGAAAATGGCGTTGTTTTTCATGAGATTTATGCTGATGTTGGCGACTATGAAAAAGTTACAGCTGTTGTAAAAGAAGCGCTCGCATCTTCTGGTGGATTTGATGTGCTTGTAAACAACGCAGGTATAACTCGCGACGGACTTTCTTTTAGAATGAAAAAAGAAGATTGGGACGATGTTTTACGGGTAAATTTGACCGCTGCTTTTTTAATCTGCCAGATTGTTTCTAACGATATGATAAGAAAACGTGCAGGTTCAATAATCAATATGACAAGCATTGTAGGAATTCACGGTAACGGCGGACAAGTAAATTATGCGGCTTCTAAAGGTGGCTTAATCGCTTTTTCAAAATCTTTGGCAAGCGAAGTTGGCAGCCGCGGTGTTAGAGTAAACTGCATTGCTCCAGGTTTCATAGAAACCGATATGACAAATGTTTTAAAAGAAGAATTAAAAAATGCTATGGTTGAAAGAATCCCTTTAAAAAGGCCAGGCGTTCCAAAAGATGTTGCTAATGCTGCTTTGTATCTTGCCAGCGATTTGAGTTCTTATGTTACGGCTCAAGTTATTGGCGTTGATGGCGGTATGGGAGCTTAA
- a CDS encoding penicillin-binding protein activator LpoB, translated as MKKSFFAAFALVFAFFGCASTSSNVERISSSTQTDLSGYWNDTDVRIVAENLINQCVNARAIAAFSYGKNREPVVILGTFKNQSDEHIDTSILSKKFEIALINSGKVDFVASSSERGEVRNERNEQQTFASEATAKSLANETGADFMLIGSVKTIVDSSTKQRTRTYYVTAELIDIETNRKLWAGEDSSIKKLITNNSYRY; from the coding sequence ATGAAAAAATCTTTTTTTGCGGCTTTTGCCCTTGTTTTTGCTTTTTTTGGTTGCGCTTCGACTTCTAGTAATGTGGAAAGAATTTCTTCTTCTACGCAGACGGATCTGAGCGGTTATTGGAACGACACCGACGTGCGCATTGTTGCCGAAAACCTTATAAATCAGTGCGTGAACGCCAGAGCGATTGCGGCTTTTTCTTATGGCAAAAATCGTGAGCCTGTTGTAATTCTTGGAACTTTTAAAAATCAAAGCGATGAGCATATCGACACTTCTATTCTTTCTAAAAAATTTGAAATTGCACTTATAAACAGCGGCAAGGTTGATTTTGTCGCTTCTTCTTCTGAACGAGGCGAAGTTAGAAACGAACGCAATGAGCAGCAGACTTTTGCTTCTGAGGCGACTGCAAAAAGCCTTGCAAACGAAACTGGTGCAGACTTTATGTTGATTGGTTCTGTAAAGACAATCGTAGATTCTTCTACCAAACAGAGAACTAGAACTTATTATGTAACTGCGGAACTTATAGATATAGAAACAAACAGAAAACTTTGGGCTGGAGAAGACAGTTCTATCAAAAAATTGATAACTAATAACAGTTATAGATATTAG
- a CDS encoding putative glycoside hydrolase, with protein MRIYSLLIGSLMFFSSCVASAHSPNPIYVLPETAVPDSPSVSTGGVVAGASSGLYRLTSTKTAIPLWTESKVLKIIKTSSTDGRWYFLTGNGILTSTDLKSFEYRNSGLPFLKMKSFEGDSVSFSQKPAQLKDLEIHPENPDILVTATKDNVFITYDGGLNWKNLGSMSAGTSGIKAVAVCNIENSLVVFMAHPIFGFSYIMPLADKPVWKDCNGGFENMKGQTYPDEISDICPVVFKREDGSSTTEIYVSQTFLPRLYRFDWALKRGVLLYSGKEPADTIDGLFWNGKNLLYTRPGEIASLDVQSQNLGTVSQSYYAWKDSFSALSTSDTLYCAWIPEDRNLTSGLSLSELWLLKPELCTNAYSEKVLNKKSIYCPANHVTTQSGIDRYKKIILENKLNSLVIDMKDDYGLLRYDAKDPLVVEKGYVSKYHINLNHFVSEMKKDGIYLIARIVVFKDKNLSQYAGGKYAVWDKTLNRAWIGTKGMEDVTDENGVVTSQKMAYYDENWVDPYSPEVWEYNVRVAKELIAGGFDEIQFDYIRFPTDGKNMANAVFRWKDTGMDKESALLSFLSYARKNIDAPIGIDIYGANGWYRSGARTGQDVEQLSEYVDVICPMFYPSHFEQDFLNYAPVSERPYRIYYYGSYRNTVIGRNRIIVRPWVQSFYLNVRYDRQWYGKEYVKQQVYGVRDSVDKGYMYWNNIGRYDDISPDVGTTQYTGSAYEALKEYRKPALGSSNLMYPKKVQNENALSENLSDMTLLDSVRKDEKKDSSNSIFPSISDIRKLWQAYESDKHEI; from the coding sequence ATGCGCATTTATTCTTTACTAATCGGCTCATTGATGTTTTTTTCTTCGTGTGTGGCTTCTGCTCACTCGCCAAATCCTATATATGTATTGCCAGAAACGGCTGTTCCCGATTCTCCTTCGGTTTCTACGGGAGGAGTTGTTGCTGGTGCTTCAAGCGGACTCTACAGGCTTACTTCTACAAAAACCGCTATTCCACTTTGGACAGAATCTAAAGTTTTAAAAATAATAAAAACTTCTTCTACAGACGGAAGATGGTATTTTTTAACTGGCAATGGAATTTTAACTTCTACTGACCTTAAATCATTTGAATACAGAAATTCTGGACTTCCGTTTTTAAAAATGAAAAGTTTTGAAGGCGATTCCGTTTCTTTTTCCCAAAAACCTGCGCAATTAAAAGATTTAGAAATTCATCCAGAAAATCCTGATATTTTGGTTACTGCGACAAAAGATAATGTTTTTATAACGTATGATGGTGGCCTGAATTGGAAAAATCTCGGTTCCATGAGTGCTGGAACTTCTGGTATAAAAGCAGTTGCTGTCTGCAATATTGAAAATTCTCTGGTTGTCTTTATGGCGCATCCAATTTTTGGTTTTTCGTATATAATGCCACTTGCCGATAAGCCTGTTTGGAAAGATTGCAACGGCGGTTTTGAAAATATGAAGGGTCAGACTTACCCAGATGAAATTTCTGATATTTGCCCTGTTGTTTTTAAAAGAGAAGACGGTTCTTCCACGACAGAAATTTATGTGAGCCAGACTTTTCTTCCACGCCTTTACCGTTTTGACTGGGCTTTAAAAAGAGGCGTTCTTTTGTACAGCGGCAAAGAACCTGCAGACACGATTGATGGACTTTTTTGGAACGGCAAAAATCTTTTGTACACTCGACCTGGCGAAATTGCGTCGTTGGATGTTCAATCGCAGAATTTGGGCACGGTTTCGCAAAGTTATTACGCTTGGAAGGATTCCTTTTCTGCCCTTTCAACTTCTGACACCCTTTATTGTGCTTGGATTCCAGAAGATAGGAATCTGACATCTGGCCTTTCTCTATCTGAGCTTTGGCTATTAAAACCTGAACTTTGCACAAATGCTTATTCCGAAAAAGTTTTGAACAAAAAAAGCATATATTGCCCAGCAAATCACGTAACAACTCAATCTGGAATAGATAGATACAAAAAAATCATATTGGAAAACAAACTCAATAGCCTCGTTATCGATATGAAAGATGATTATGGACTTTTACGATACGATGCAAAAGACCCGCTGGTTGTAGAAAAGGGGTATGTTTCAAAATATCACATAAATCTGAATCATTTTGTTTCTGAAATGAAAAAAGATGGAATATATCTGATTGCAAGAATTGTCGTATTTAAAGATAAAAATTTAAGTCAGTATGCTGGCGGCAAATACGCGGTTTGGGATAAAACTTTAAACCGAGCGTGGATTGGAACCAAAGGTATGGAAGATGTTACCGACGAAAACGGAGTCGTAACTTCGCAGAAGATGGCATACTACGACGAAAATTGGGTAGATCCGTATTCGCCTGAAGTTTGGGAATACAATGTTCGCGTTGCAAAAGAACTCATAGCAGGCGGTTTTGATGAAATTCAGTTTGATTATATTCGCTTTCCTACCGACGGCAAAAATATGGCAAATGCAGTTTTTAGATGGAAGGATACAGGCATGGATAAGGAAAGCGCACTTCTTTCGTTTCTTTCTTATGCACGCAAAAATATAGATGCTCCTATTGGAATAGACATTTACGGGGCGAATGGTTGGTATCGCTCTGGGGCAAGGACAGGACAAGATGTTGAACAGCTTTCTGAATATGTAGATGTGATTTGTCCAATGTTTTATCCGAGCCATTTTGAGCAGGATTTTTTGAACTATGCGCCGGTTTCCGAACGCCCATACAGAATTTACTATTACGGGTCGTATCGCAACACTGTTATAGGACGAAACAGAATTATCGTAAGACCGTGGGTTCAATCTTTTTATCTAAATGTTCGTTACGACAGGCAATGGTACGGAAAAGAATATGTTAAGCAGCAGGTTTACGGAGTGCGCGACAGCGTAGACAAGGGCTATATGTACTGGAACAATATTGGTCGCTACGATGATATTTCTCCAGATGTAGGAACAACCCAGTATACAGGAAGCGCTTACGAGGCATTAAAGGAATACAGAAAACCTGCATTGGGTAGTTCAAATCTTATGTATCCAAAAAAAGTTCAAAATGAGAATGCTTTGAGTGAAAATCTTTCTGATATGACGCTTTTAGATTCGGTGCGTAAAGATGAAAAAAAGGATTCATCGAATTCTATTTTTCCTTCAATTTCTGATATAAGAAAACTATGGCAGGCATACGAAAGTGACAAACACGAAATATAA
- the mnmE gene encoding tRNA uridine-5-carboxymethylaminomethyl(34) synthesis GTPase MnmE: MTNTKYNPDEPIVAIATALAPSALGIVRVSGKDCVKLISAIFSRPNQLLKAEGNTIVYGWICDGNEKIDEVLISVFRAPKSFTGEEMCEINCHGGVAVVKAVYETLLKNGFRPAESGEFTFRAYINGKSDLTKAEAVREIIDSKTNASRSHAAGRLTGSLFKEIDFVKTLLTDTLAAIEVDIEYPEDEETIADSFDKADLEKAKSNLFELASSWKSEKLYQDGAKVVLAGKTNAGKSSLFNVLLKEDRSIVSDIEGTTRDWIESWVSFDGIPARLFDTAGLRKTDDLIEAKGVELTKDLVKDADLILYLVDSTKGLLDEDWIFIKENYGIPLIVVFNKADLAQDEKRCNIESIKNKLKAENSGEKTYFVRVSAKKGNGIFELTELVKNVLLGDSTQKSDSAGLGSTRQRDCVLNAYESVTHALKIADEGSYALDAVVQDLEDALENLGEVTGEVTPDDVLGSIFSHFCVGK, from the coding sequence GTGACAAACACGAAATATAATCCAGATGAGCCTATTGTGGCTATTGCGACAGCTCTTGCACCAAGTGCGCTTGGTATTGTAAGGGTGAGTGGTAAAGATTGTGTAAAATTGATTTCCGCAATATTTTCGAGACCAAATCAATTATTAAAAGCAGAAGGCAATACTATTGTTTACGGTTGGATTTGCGATGGGAATGAAAAAATTGATGAAGTTTTGATAAGCGTGTTCCGTGCGCCCAAAAGTTTTACTGGCGAAGAAATGTGCGAAATAAACTGTCACGGCGGAGTTGCTGTTGTAAAAGCTGTATACGAAACCTTGCTAAAAAACGGATTTAGACCTGCTGAGAGTGGAGAGTTCACTTTTCGCGCATACATAAACGGAAAATCCGATCTAACAAAAGCAGAAGCGGTAAGGGAAATTATAGATTCAAAGACAAATGCTAGCAGAAGCCATGCGGCAGGAAGACTTACAGGTTCGCTTTTTAAAGAAATTGATTTTGTAAAAACACTTTTAACGGATACTCTTGCCGCAATAGAAGTTGATATTGAATATCCAGAAGATGAAGAAACGATTGCAGACAGTTTTGATAAAGCAGACTTAGAAAAAGCAAAATCCAATCTTTTTGAATTGGCATCTTCGTGGAAGAGCGAAAAACTTTACCAAGACGGCGCAAAAGTTGTTCTTGCAGGAAAGACAAACGCAGGAAAATCTTCGCTATTTAATGTTTTGTTAAAAGAAGACCGCTCAATCGTTAGCGATATTGAAGGCACAACTCGAGACTGGATTGAAAGCTGGGTAAGTTTTGATGGAATTCCTGCAAGGCTTTTTGATACTGCGGGTCTTAGAAAAACAGATGATTTAATAGAAGCAAAAGGTGTTGAACTTACAAAGGATTTGGTTAAGGATGCGGATCTTATTTTGTATCTGGTTGACTCTACAAAAGGCTTGCTTGATGAAGATTGGATTTTTATAAAAGAAAATTACGGAATTCCGTTGATTGTTGTTTTTAACAAGGCAGATTTAGCACAAGATGAAAAGCGTTGCAATATTGAAAGTATAAAAAATAAGTTAAAAGCAGAAAACAGTGGCGAAAAAACATATTTTGTTCGAGTTTCTGCAAAAAAAGGCAATGGAATTTTCGAACTTACAGAACTTGTAAAAAATGTCCTCTTAGGAGATTCAACGCAAAAAAGTGACTCGGCAGGACTTGGTTCAACACGACAACGCGATTGCGTTCTAAATGCTTACGAAAGCGTTACTCATGCTTTAAAAATTGCTGATGAAGGTTCTTATGCGTTGGATGCGGTTGTGCAGGATTTGGAAGATGCTTTAGAAAACCTTGGCGAAGTTACTGGAGAAGTTACGCCAGACGATGTTTTGGGTTCAATTTTTAGCCATTTCTGTGTTGGCAAGTAA